The Candidatus Poribacteria bacterium DNA window AATCAACTTGTGTCCTGTCTCATAAAGCACCGTCGCGGTGAGTTGCACCGAGACGATAAACGCCTGTGGAGTCCGTGTCAGACCTCGGTGAGAGGCAGTGGACGTTGAAGCAGGAAGTCAGGCACACATTGAAAGAACACTGTAGCGTTTTATAGGTTCTTGAGGTTTTGTTAAGTCCTACACAACGGTTATTAGGCTACTGCATCGGTGAGAATGGGGCTGGCAGGAGAAGTTTGCTCTCCTGTGTGATGGGTCTGACGGAGCCTTTGGGGGGCCAGACGCCTTTTTCTCGTGTCTCCGCTCGGATGCGTTGGCGTTCTTCAAAACTCCTATATGCCCATAGATGGATGAAATTGTTGATCCCACCGTATTCTGAGTACCAACAGCCTGCCAACGATGAGTATTTCACACGCTCAGGAATAGCAGCACCCCAGGCTTCTAAAACCTGCGGCATGCCCTCTGCAGGATAGGAGTACAAACGCATCTCATATATGGGTCCGAGGTCTCTTTCACCCAAGGGTTCCATAAAGGGAGCTGGCAGAAAAATCTCGGATACCATTGATATGATGAGATCGCTCGTATCGGGGGGCCATACCGGGTTCGGTCCGGCTTCTGCAGCACGACGAATCTCTGCCCGCTGTTCAAGGCTCTCGTAGGGCCAAACGGCGACCATCTGGTTCAAGGGTCCCACTTCGGTATACCAGTGTCCACCGAGTTTCGATAGTTTCTGGCGGCCGGGTAATTTTTCGCCGAAGCGTTCCCAGTATTCGTTAAGTTGACCGAGTTTCAAATTATAGGTTCTTATCTCGTAGATCACGCTCTCCTCCTACGTTATTTATAGTAATGAGACACGCTAAAGAGGCACGAAGGGTTGTTCGCTGCACAACTGTCTACATATTTTTCGACTTTACTCTAAATGTAGACTATACCACTTCTACACATATACTATCGAGTAGAGCTAAAATCACGGATTAAGGCAATGAGAATGAAAATTGCCTCTATCTCTCGCCTTGCTGACGAATTGTGACTAACTCTTCCAGAATGCGTCTGTGAAGACGATGTAATTCAAGACCTATTCCGATGCCGATCGCAGCCAACACACTCGCCGTGAGAATAAGCTTCGTTTTTAAGGACATGTGACGTTCCTTTACTATGTGCGGTTGAAAGCTCTGCTGTTAGAAGTTCTCGACAATCGATGCGCCGAACTCGGAGGTACGGACTTTCGTCGCGCCTTCCATGAGACGCTCCAGATCGTAGGTCACTTTTTTCTGGAGGATGGTTTTCTCAAGTCCCGAAATAATTAGGTCAGCGGCTTCTTGCCAGCCAAGATGCTCCAGCATCATCACAGCGGAAAGGATCAGTGACCCCGGATTGACGACATCCTGATCGGTATATTTTGGTGCTGTGCCGTGCGTCGCCTCAAAAAGCGCGACTTCATCGCTGAGGTTGCCACCGGGTGCCATACCGATACCCCCGACTTGTGCTGCCGCGGCATCCGAGAGATAGTCCCCGTTCAAATTCGGAGTGACAATCACATCGTATTCATCGGTTCGCGTCAAAATCTGCTGTAACATACTGTCAGCAATCCGGTCATTGACGATAATTTTACCTTCTGGACACTCACCACCGTAATCGTCATAGAGTTCATCCTCTGTAATCGTCTGCTCAGAGAATTCCTCTTTGGCGAGTTCATATCCCCACGCACAGAACGCCCCTTCGGTAAACTTCATGATGTTGCCTTTGTGAACAAAGGTGACACTACGCCTACCGTGGTCAATTGCGTACTGGATTGCCATCCGTGCTAAGCGTTTCGTGCCGAAAATGCTGATCGGTTTCACACCGATACCGGAATCTTCGCGAATGTCTACACCCATTTCGGTGCGGAGCAGTTCGATAACCTTTTTCACCTCTGGTGTGCCTTGTTCCCACTCAATACCGGCATAAACATCCTCGGTGTTTTCACGGAAGATAACGACATTCATTTTTTCGGGATGTGTTACAGGGGCAGGGACGCCTTGGAAGTAGCGGACGGGACGGACACATGCATAGAGTTCCAGGACCTGACGGAGCGTCACATTTAGACTGCGGAATCCACCACCGACAGGTGTTGTGAGGGGTCCCTTCAGGGCAACACGGAAGTACTCAATTGCGTCGAAGGTATCCTGTGGGAGCCATTCGTTGTATTTCGCCATGGCGTTTTCGCCAGCGTAG harbors:
- a CDS encoding NIPSNAP family protein — translated: MIYEIRTYNLKLGQLNEYWERFGEKLPGRQKLSKLGGHWYTEVGPLNQMVAVWPYESLEQRAEIRRAAEAGPNPVWPPDTSDLIISMVSEIFLPAPFMEPLGERDLGPIYEMRLYSYPAEGMPQVLEAWGAAIPERVKYSSLAGCWYSEYGGINNFIHLWAYRSFEERQRIRAETREKGVWPPKGSVRPITQESKLLLPAPFSPMQ
- the icd gene encoding isocitrate dehydrogenase (NADP(+)); translated protein: MIEFEQLTVPTEGERIGIDNGQLVVPNKPIIPVIEGDGIGRDIMKVTRRVVDAAVQTAYNGENEIVWFDVYAGENAMAKYNEWLPQDTFDAIEYFRVALKGPLTTPVGGGFRSLNVTLRQVLELYACVRPVRYFQGVPAPVTHPEKMNVVIFRENTEDVYAGIEWEQGTPEVKKVIELLRTEMGVDIREDSGIGVKPISIFGTKRLARMAIQYAIDHGRRSVTFVHKGNIMKFTEGAFCAWGYELAKEEFSEQTITEDELYDDYGGECPEGKIIVNDRIADSMLQQILTRTDEYDVIVTPNLNGDYLSDAAAAQVGGIGMAPGGNLSDEVALFEATHGTAPKYTDQDVVNPGSLILSAVMMLEHLGWQEAADLIISGLEKTILQKKVTYDLERLMEGATKVRTSEFGASIVENF